In Acidiphilium acidophilum, one genomic interval encodes:
- a CDS encoding dienelactone hydrolase family protein: MGEMIELTSADGHKFQAYAAGDPKSPRALVVVQEIFGVNRHMRDVADRLAQSGYYVLSPAVFDRAERNVELDYTAEGVKKGLELRAAIAESDVMMDIEATAAKLSPRPTGIIGYCWGGTIAWWGATKSKSFRAAVTWYGGGIMQTKEAVPNCPVQMHFGALDKGIPMSDVEAIKQSQPEIPVFIYENADHGFGCDDRASFNAEANKLAEQRSLAFFAEHLV; the protein is encoded by the coding sequence TTGGGTGAAATGATCGAACTGACATCGGCCGACGGCCATAAATTCCAGGCCTATGCCGCCGGTGACCCCAAAAGCCCTCGCGCGCTCGTGGTCGTGCAGGAGATTTTCGGCGTCAACCGTCACATGCGCGACGTCGCCGACCGGCTGGCCCAATCCGGCTATTACGTGCTCTCACCGGCGGTGTTCGACCGTGCCGAGCGCAACGTCGAACTCGACTACACGGCGGAAGGCGTGAAAAAGGGCCTTGAGTTGCGCGCCGCGATCGCGGAATCCGATGTCATGATGGATATCGAGGCGACAGCGGCAAAACTGAGCCCTCGCCCGACCGGCATCATCGGCTATTGCTGGGGCGGCACCATCGCCTGGTGGGGTGCCACGAAAAGCAAAAGCTTCAGGGCAGCCGTCACCTGGTACGGCGGCGGCATCATGCAGACCAAGGAAGCCGTGCCCAACTGCCCGGTGCAGATGCATTTCGGCGCGCTCGACAAGGGAATTCCGATGTCCGATGTCGAGGCGATCAAGCAATCCCAACCCGAAATCCCGGTCTTCATCTACGAGAACGCCGATCACGGCTTCGGCTGCGACGATCGGGCAAGCTTCAATGCCGAGGCCAACAAACTGGCCGAGCAGCGCAGCCTCGCCTTCTTCGCCGAACATCTGGTCTGA
- a CDS encoding flagellar motor protein MotA: MTRPNRYLLRMLVFLVLVYGLAAIIAPTLAKFYMANPVVNSVIVLVEIFGIGWNLRQVLRLSPEVDWVERFQRSRSSIEQGPKPQLLLPMARMFGGRGDDGKRMSLSIASMRTMLDGIASRLDESRETSRYVTGVMIFLGLLGTFWGLLKTVHAVAGVIGGMNVGGGDVNAMFDQLKAGLAGPLAGMGTAFSSSMFGLSGALILGFLDLTAGQAMNRFFNELEEWLAGLTRVSSGALSLESEASMPAYVQALLEQSSENIEALQQVLLRNEESRTQTAQVTQALSERMNTLTEAIHNSHRIMLKIGEGQAALARLAEQGDQGSDEISRAHLRNIELLLARLIAESEQGRMQGMADLRHDLKILTRTIAARLDDVRT, from the coding sequence ATGACGCGACCGAACCGCTACCTCCTTCGCATGCTGGTGTTTCTGGTTCTGGTATACGGGCTGGCCGCGATCATCGCGCCCACGCTCGCGAAATTCTACATGGCGAACCCGGTGGTCAATTCGGTGATCGTCCTGGTCGAGATTTTCGGCATCGGCTGGAATTTGCGCCAGGTCCTGCGCCTGAGCCCGGAAGTGGACTGGGTCGAACGCTTCCAGCGCTCGCGCTCCTCGATCGAACAGGGTCCGAAACCACAGCTCCTGCTCCCGATGGCCCGGATGTTCGGCGGCCGTGGTGACGACGGCAAGCGGATGAGCCTGTCGATCGCGAGCATGCGCACCATGCTCGACGGTATCGCGAGCCGGCTCGACGAAAGCCGCGAAACCTCCCGCTACGTCACCGGGGTGATGATCTTTCTCGGCCTGCTCGGCACGTTCTGGGGATTGCTCAAGACAGTCCATGCCGTGGCCGGCGTGATCGGCGGCATGAATGTCGGCGGCGGCGACGTCAATGCGATGTTCGACCAGCTCAAGGCCGGCCTCGCCGGACCGCTGGCCGGGATGGGCACGGCGTTTTCATCCTCGATGTTCGGCCTGTCGGGCGCACTGATCCTGGGCTTCCTCGACCTCACCGCCGGTCAGGCGATGAACCGCTTCTTCAACGAGCTGGAGGAATGGCTCGCCGGGCTGACGCGGGTTTCGAGCGGTGCCCTCTCGCTGGAAAGCGAAGCCTCGATGCCCGCCTATGTTCAAGCCCTGCTGGAACAGAGTTCGGAGAATATCGAGGCCTTGCAGCAGGTCCTGCTGCGCAACGAGGAAAGCCGCACCCAGACCGCGCAGGTGACACAGGCGCTGAGCGAGCGGATGAACACGCTGACCGAGGCGATCCATAATTCGCACCGCATCATGCTGAAAATCGGCGAAGGTCAGGCCGCGCTGGCGCGACTGGCCGAGCAGGGCGATCAGGGCAGCGATGAAATCTCGCGCGCCCATCTGCGGAACATCGAATTGCTGCTCGCGCGCCTGATTGCCGAATCCGAGCAGGGCCGGATGCAGGGCATGGCCGACCTGCGGCATGACCTGAAAATCCTGACCCGCACCATCGCGGCCCGGCTCGACGATGTGAGGACCTGA
- the guaA gene encoding glutamine-hydrolyzing GMP synthase, which produces MNELTDERILILDFGSQVTQLIARRLREAGVYCEIWPFDADPARIAAFRARGFILSGGPASVSEENSPRAPQLVFESHVPVLGICYGQMTMCAQLGGDVSSAHIREFGRAFVDITDDCTLFDGAWTRGGREQVWMSHGDHISAPPPGFRTVATSDGAPFAVIADDTRRFYGLMFHPEVMHTPHGAQLLANFVHNVCGLSNAWTMANFRDVARTKIRAQVSSGRVICGLSGGVDSSVAAALIHEAIGDQLICIFVDHGLLRAGEADDVIRIFRDRFNITLIHRDASDLFFAALEGISDPEQKRKIIGGLFIDVFEQEATKLGGADFLAQGTLYPDVIESVSVSGGPSAVIKSHHNVGGLPARMRMQLVEPLRELFKDEVRALGRELGLPETMVGRHPFPGPGLAIRIPGAVDREKVKILQQADAIYLEEIRAAGLYDAIWQAFVALLPVRSVGVMGDGRTYDYACALRAVTSTDGMTADIYPFDMAFLSRVAGRIVGEVRGINRVTYDITSKPPGTIEWE; this is translated from the coding sequence ATGAATGAGCTGACCGACGAACGGATTCTGATCCTCGATTTTGGCAGCCAGGTGACGCAACTGATCGCGCGCCGGCTGCGCGAGGCCGGGGTCTATTGCGAAATCTGGCCCTTCGATGCCGACCCCGCCCGGATCGCGGCATTCCGGGCGCGCGGCTTCATCCTCTCCGGCGGCCCCGCGAGCGTCAGCGAGGAAAACTCTCCCCGCGCACCCCAACTCGTCTTCGAGTCCCATGTCCCGGTCCTCGGCATCTGCTACGGCCAGATGACGATGTGCGCCCAGCTCGGCGGCGATGTCAGCAGTGCCCATATCCGCGAATTCGGCCGCGCCTTCGTCGACATCACCGATGACTGCACCCTGTTCGACGGGGCCTGGACCCGGGGTGGCCGCGAACAGGTCTGGATGAGCCATGGCGACCATATCAGCGCCCCGCCGCCCGGTTTCCGCACCGTCGCCACCAGCGACGGCGCGCCCTTCGCCGTCATCGCCGACGATACCCGCCGCTTCTACGGCCTGATGTTCCACCCGGAAGTCATGCACACCCCGCATGGCGCGCAACTCCTCGCCAATTTCGTGCACAATGTCTGCGGCCTGTCGAACGCCTGGACCATGGCGAATTTCCGCGATGTCGCACGCACCAAAATCCGGGCTCAGGTCAGTAGTGGCCGGGTCATCTGCGGCCTGTCCGGCGGTGTCGATTCCTCGGTCGCCGCCGCCCTGATCCACGAAGCGATCGGCGACCAGCTCATCTGCATCTTCGTCGATCACGGCCTGCTCCGCGCCGGCGAGGCCGACGATGTCATCCGCATCTTCCGCGACCGTTTCAACATCACCCTGATCCACCGCGACGCGTCGGACCTGTTCTTCGCCGCCCTCGAAGGCATCTCCGACCCCGAACAGAAACGCAAGATCATCGGCGGCCTGTTCATCGACGTGTTCGAACAGGAAGCCACCAAACTCGGCGGCGCCGATTTCCTCGCCCAGGGCACGCTCTACCCCGATGTGATCGAAAGCGTCTCGGTCAGCGGCGGCCCGAGTGCCGTGATCAAATCCCACCACAATGTCGGCGGCCTTCCCGCGCGAATGCGCATGCAACTGGTCGAACCCTTGCGCGAATTGTTCAAGGACGAGGTCCGCGCCCTCGGCCGCGAACTCGGCCTGCCCGAAACCATGGTCGGCCGTCATCCGTTCCCCGGCCCCGGCCTCGCCATCCGCATCCCCGGCGCGGTCGATCGCGAAAAAGTCAAAATCCTCCAGCAGGCCGACGCCATCTACCTTGAGGAAATCCGCGCCGCCGGCCTCTACGATGCCATCTGGCAGGCCTTCGTCGCCCTCCTTCCGGTCCGCAGCGTCGGCGTCATGGGCGATGGCCGCACCTACGATTACGCCTGCGCCCTCCGCGCCGTCACCAGCACCGACGGCATGACCGCCGATATCTACCCCTTCGACATGGCATTCCTCTCCCGCGTCGCAGGCCGCATCGTCGGCGAAGTCCGCGGCATCAACCGCGTCACCTACGACATCACGAGCAAACCCCCCGGAACCATCGAGTGGGAATGA
- a CDS encoding peptidoglycan-binding protein — MARLHRSRGNGLDIWPGYVDALSTLLMVTIFVLLVFVLAEAFLSVALSGSNKTIASLRGEIAQLSNVLALEKSKTASLQDELASMASLMKAKQAASAAALSGQVKLNSREVATVALLDQQIAALRLQLASLAAALDAASAKDKADHVQIADLGKQLNEALARKVQHLQQYRSAFFGELRKALAGEKNIKIVGDRFVFESDVLFPSDSAQLSSAGRAEIADVATAIEKIAPKIPPHLNWVLSVGGYADKVAINGGKYKDNFDLSAARALSVLHLLVKDGVPKNRVIATGYGAEHPIATGDTPADLAKNRRIEFRLTSAD, encoded by the coding sequence ATGGCACGCCTGCACCGAAGCCGCGGAAACGGGCTGGATATCTGGCCGGGCTACGTCGATGCGCTTTCAACCCTGCTGATGGTAACGATTTTCGTCCTTCTGGTCTTCGTGCTGGCGGAGGCATTCCTGTCGGTGGCGCTGAGCGGCAGCAACAAGACCATCGCGTCCCTGCGCGGCGAGATCGCCCAGTTATCCAACGTCCTGGCACTGGAAAAATCCAAGACCGCTTCGTTACAGGACGAACTTGCGAGCATGGCGTCCTTGATGAAGGCAAAGCAGGCGGCCAGTGCGGCGGCGCTTTCCGGGCAGGTCAAGCTGAACTCGCGGGAAGTCGCGACAGTTGCGCTGCTCGATCAGCAGATAGCGGCGTTGCGCCTGCAACTCGCAAGCCTCGCTGCAGCGCTCGACGCGGCCTCGGCCAAGGACAAGGCCGATCACGTCCAGATTGCCGATCTCGGCAAGCAGTTGAACGAGGCCCTGGCGCGCAAGGTGCAGCATCTCCAGCAATATCGCAGCGCGTTTTTCGGCGAATTGCGCAAGGCGCTGGCCGGGGAAAAGAACATCAAGATCGTCGGCGACCGGTTCGTCTTCGAGAGCGACGTGCTGTTCCCCTCCGATTCGGCACAGCTTTCAAGTGCGGGACGCGCCGAGATCGCCGATGTCGCGACCGCCATCGAAAAGATCGCGCCGAAAATACCGCCCCATCTGAACTGGGTGCTGAGCGTGGGCGGCTATGCCGACAAGGTCGCGATCAACGGCGGCAAATACAAGGACAATTTCGACCTCTCGGCGGCGCGGGCCTTGTCGGTCCTGCATCTTCTGGTCAAGGACGGCGTGCCGAAGAACCGGGTGATCGCGACAGGATACGGCGCCGAGCATCCCATCGCGACGGGGGACACACCGGCGGACCTCGCAAAAAACCGCCGCATCGAATTCCGCCTGACCTCGGCAGACTGA